A stretch of the Coprobacillus cateniformis genome encodes the following:
- a CDS encoding PLP-dependent aminotransferase family protein, which yields MLTYHFNHELGIPMYEYLYQCIKNDIIQQKLQANEKLPSKRVFAKHLQVSLITIENAYNQLLIEGYIYSIEKKGYFVNSIEYPEIPTQTVPTILEKPQIQYFIDLRTNSISLSNFPFSVWSKLTRQVLNSQNSELLIRAHQQGCLELREAICEHLHAFSGMNVSPSQIVIGAGTEYLYNIVIQLLGRDQHYALENPGHRSIAKVYQLNNVHYQYISLDHDGLNIDELKKSQAQIVHISPAHHYPTGISMPIQRRLEILKWATQQHTYIIEDDYDSEFRLRGKPLSTLYQIDQNERVIYLNTFSKTLAPSFRMSYMVLPPHLVQLYHNKFAFSACSVSSFEQIILAEFMKQGYFEKHINRMRNSYKMIRDELLTQLQQSVIHQDINITEENAGLHFLLHYHSSLSDVAIIEKAHNIGLNIATLSQFYEQPFESQTLVVNYSGLSLNDIQLAVNLLIQLLSRQ from the coding sequence ATGCTAACTTACCATTTTAATCATGAATTAGGTATTCCAATGTATGAATATCTCTACCAATGTATTAAAAATGATATCATTCAACAAAAATTACAGGCAAATGAAAAATTGCCATCTAAACGAGTATTTGCAAAACATCTACAAGTTAGTCTCATTACAATTGAAAATGCTTATAATCAATTGCTTATAGAAGGTTATATTTATTCAATAGAAAAAAAAGGATACTTTGTGAATTCAATAGAATATCCTGAAATTCCAACCCAAACAGTTCCAACTATCTTGGAAAAACCACAAATTCAGTATTTTATTGATTTGAGAACGAATTCTATATCCCTCTCTAATTTTCCATTTTCAGTCTGGTCAAAATTAACAAGACAAGTTTTAAATTCACAGAACTCTGAACTCTTAATACGTGCACATCAGCAAGGTTGCCTTGAACTTAGAGAAGCCATCTGTGAACATCTTCATGCATTTTCAGGTATGAATGTTTCGCCATCGCAAATTGTCATTGGAGCAGGTACAGAATATTTATATAATATTGTCATTCAATTGCTAGGACGAGACCAACATTATGCTTTAGAAAATCCAGGCCATCGAAGTATTGCTAAGGTTTATCAATTAAATAATGTTCACTATCAGTATATTTCTTTAGATCATGATGGTTTAAATATTGATGAACTCAAAAAAAGCCAAGCTCAAATTGTTCACATATCTCCTGCTCATCATTATCCTACAGGCATTTCAATGCCTATTCAAAGACGTTTAGAAATCTTGAAATGGGCAACTCAACAACATACTTATATTATTGAAGATGATTATGATAGTGAATTTCGATTACGTGGAAAACCCTTATCAACACTTTATCAAATTGATCAAAATGAACGAGTCATTTATTTAAATACATTTTCTAAAACGCTTGCTCCATCATTTCGTATGAGTTATATGGTATTACCACCACATTTAGTACAACTCTATCATAATAAATTTGCATTTTCAGCGTGTAGTGTCTCAAGTTTTGAACAAATAATTTTAGCTGAATTTATGAAGCAAGGTTATTTTGAGAAACATATTAATCGTATGCGCAATTCTTATAAAATGATAAGAGACGAGCTCTTAACTCAACTCCAACAAAGTGTCATTCATCAAGACATTAATATTACTGAAGAAAATGCTGGTCTTCATTTTCTTTTACACTATCATTCTTCTTTATCAGATGTAGCAATTATTGAAAAAGCACATAATATTGGTTTAAATATTGCAACCCTTTCCCAATTTTATGAACAACCTTTTGAATCTCAAACATTAGTTGTTAATTATTCTGGTCTCTCTCTAAATGATATTCAATTAGCAGTCAATTTGCTTATACAACTTCTATCTCGTCAATGA
- a CDS encoding HAD family hydrolase produces the protein MEQKIVFLDVDGTLTLPNGEVSDNVKKSIQQVRQNGHYVFLCTGRNKAGVQSLMPIGFDGIICSAGGYIEYNGKKIYESCLKEEDVKEAREVFDRNGIMYNLETTHMTFQNDDMNEAFIKIHLKDDDMNSELTRLLNEQKDRFNIHSIEEYEAHPLPVQKLCFMTYSEESLKEPRTILSKKYNFIVHEFLSTHIINGEIIIKGTNKGNAVRFVVEHLGLSMKNTICFGDSMNDLEMIEVCEHSVVMGNGSEVLKSFATTVCESVHDDGVYHEMKRLGLCS, from the coding sequence ATGGAACAAAAAATTGTGTTTTTAGATGTAGATGGAACTCTAACATTACCTAATGGTGAAGTGAGTGACAATGTCAAAAAATCTATTCAACAGGTACGCCAAAATGGTCATTATGTTTTTTTGTGCACAGGCAGAAATAAGGCAGGAGTTCAATCCTTAATGCCTATCGGCTTTGATGGTATTATCTGTAGTGCAGGTGGTTATATTGAGTATAATGGTAAGAAAATATATGAATCATGTTTGAAGGAAGAGGATGTTAAGGAAGCTAGAGAGGTCTTTGATAGAAATGGGATTATGTATAATTTAGAGACAACTCATATGACTTTTCAAAATGATGATATGAATGAAGCTTTTATCAAAATACATTTGAAAGATGATGATATGAATTCAGAGTTAACAAGACTATTGAACGAACAAAAAGATCGTTTTAATATTCATTCAATAGAAGAATATGAGGCGCATCCATTACCAGTTCAAAAGTTATGTTTTATGACATATAGTGAAGAAAGTTTGAAAGAACCAAGAACAATCTTATCTAAAAAGTATAATTTCATTGTTCATGAGTTTTTATCAACGCATATCATCAATGGTGAAATTATTATTAAAGGAACAAATAAAGGAAATGCAGTACGCTTTGTTGTTGAACATCTTGGCTTGTCAATGAAAAATACGATTTGCTTTGGTGACAGTATGAATGACTTAGAAATGATTGAGGTATGTGAACATAGTGTTGTTATGGGAAATGGTTCAGAAGTCTTAAAATCATTTGCAACAACAGTTTGTGAAAGTGTTCATGATGATGGTGTTTATCATGAAATGAAAAGATTAGGTTTATGTTCGTAA
- a CDS encoding ECF transporter S component gives MNHKVLKILIIGLMAALSYIAFTFMQIKIPTPAGMTSFHLGNTFCVLAALLLGGLPGGAAGAIGMGIGDLLDPTYVIVAPKTIILKLGIGIITGLVAHKVMHIQNKEGKELRRAVFISAFSGMLFNVIGEPIFSYFYTTVILGAPDKAAKALASWNAITTGTNAIIAVIVSSLVYLAIAPRLKNNGVLKKLSPKE, from the coding sequence ATGAATCATAAAGTATTAAAAATATTAATTATTGGTTTAATGGCAGCATTGTCATATATTGCATTTACATTTATGCAAATTAAAATTCCAACACCTGCGGGGATGACTTCATTTCATTTGGGTAATACATTTTGTGTTTTAGCTGCTTTATTACTTGGTGGATTGCCAGGAGGAGCGGCTGGTGCAATTGGTATGGGAATTGGCGATTTACTTGACCCAACATATGTTATTGTAGCACCAAAAACGATTATTTTAAAATTAGGGATTGGGATAATCACTGGATTGGTAGCGCATAAGGTTATGCATATTCAAAATAAAGAAGGAAAGGAGTTAAGAAGAGCTGTCTTCATTTCTGCTTTTTCTGGTATGTTATTTAATGTTATTGGTGAACCTATTTTTTCTTATTTCTATACAACAGTTATATTAGGAGCTCCTGATAAAGCAGCGAAAGCATTGGCATCATGGAATGCAATAACAACAGGGACGAATGCTATTATAGCAGTTATTGTTTCATCACTTGTTTATCTTGCAATTGCACCAAGACTTAAGAATAATGGAGTATTAAAAAAACTTTCACCTAAGGAATAG
- a CDS encoding TRM11 family SAM-dependent methyltransferase produces MYKYLYIYNYSPHEQQLCEMEFRRLFKENMTSKYYLSNTYFDYTRSVFIKGRLNIMYSSDNFDKIVEFIEESQMCYYEFKVIYLKNDITHVDYQESLEKCRQIAHPIDGSVNMQEPKVIFAITKLHNQWYFGTYDDELVWSHCYEKPHSYSHSLNIRDARTLVNIAVGQETSLKLIDPCCGVGTVVLEALSMGIDIEGYDINREVSYQARCNLEHFGYDPSVIQRKDMRIIEKQYDVVIMDIPYGVYSPFSYEQQLDLLKGAFSLAPSLLLVSHIPMNKELETLGYEILDCATIIKGSFQRYMTLCWKK; encoded by the coding sequence ATGTACAAATACCTATATATTTACAATTATTCACCCCATGAGCAACAATTATGTGAGATGGAATTTAGACGTCTGTTTAAAGAAAATATGACGTCTAAATATTATTTATCAAATACTTATTTTGATTATACAAGAAGTGTTTTTATCAAGGGGAGATTGAATATTATGTATTCATCTGATAACTTTGATAAAATTGTTGAATTCATTGAGGAAAGCCAAATGTGTTATTATGAATTCAAAGTTATTTATTTAAAGAATGATATAACACATGTTGATTATCAGGAATCTTTAGAAAAATGTAGACAGATTGCTCACCCTATTGATGGTTCAGTGAATATGCAAGAACCTAAGGTTATTTTTGCAATTACAAAATTACACAATCAATGGTATTTTGGGACATATGATGATGAACTTGTTTGGTCACATTGTTATGAAAAACCTCATTCTTATTCACATTCTTTAAATATTAGAGATGCAAGGACATTAGTTAATATTGCTGTTGGGCAAGAAACATCATTAAAACTGATAGATCCATGTTGTGGAGTTGGTACAGTTGTTTTAGAAGCTTTGAGTATGGGCATTGATATTGAGGGATATGATATTAATCGTGAAGTTTCTTATCAGGCAAGATGCAATTTGGAGCATTTTGGATATGATCCATCTGTTATTCAAAGAAAAGATATGAGAATAATTGAGAAACAATATGATGTTGTGATTATGGATATTCCTTATGGTGTTTATAGTCCTTTTTCATATGAACAACAATTAGATTTACTAAAAGGAGCATTTTCATTAGCACCATCACTTCTTTTGGTTTCTCATATACCAATGAATAAAGAATTAGAGACATTGGGCTATGAAATCTTAGATTGTGCAACAATTATAAAAGGAAGTTTTCAAAGATATATGACACTTTGTTGGAAAAAATAA
- a CDS encoding GGDEF domain-containing protein has translation MHIDKKIFFICVFFFFYLIIFLLKYQKKQICHHNQYDMLEQFDDVIIAEYDILQDKLTFLPQSQRMLLLDQLSYCHFSQNYKETNIVLPDDWRVIENLFVNLSDEEVYKCEVRMQFHDGVYKWCMLDMLVKQRYHQPYKIICKITDISQHKAKLESLEAKAIRDAMTGLYQKNTFQEKVSKLIEYNVKGCFLILDLDNFKEINDTYGHDVGDQCLVEFGRILKSCFRKEDIISRYGGDEFEVFMMNIIDAGIVEKKACQIMQALQLSKVFEDLNITLTCSIGAFIVDRYTPYLEAFERADLALYCSKYQGKNQCRIDCSPNKKLYQ, from the coding sequence ATGCATATAGATAAGAAGATATTTTTTATTTGTGTTTTTTTCTTTTTTTATTTAATTATTTTTTTGTTAAAATATCAAAAGAAACAAATATGCCATCACAATCAATATGACATGTTAGAACAATTTGATGATGTTATTATTGCTGAATATGATATATTGCAAGATAAACTCACCTTTTTGCCACAATCACAAAGAATGTTATTACTTGATCAATTAAGTTATTGTCATTTTTCTCAAAATTATAAAGAGACAAATATTGTGCTCCCCGATGATTGGAGGGTAATTGAAAATTTATTTGTCAATTTATCTGATGAGGAAGTTTATAAATGTGAAGTGAGAATGCAATTTCATGATGGTGTTTACAAGTGGTGTATGTTAGATATGCTTGTTAAACAACGTTATCATCAACCATATAAAATTATTTGTAAAATTACAGATATATCACAGCATAAAGCAAAATTAGAATCATTGGAAGCAAAGGCTATCAGAGATGCAATGACAGGACTATATCAAAAAAATACCTTCCAAGAAAAAGTATCAAAATTAATAGAATACAATGTAAAGGGTTGTTTTTTAATATTAGATTTAGATAATTTTAAAGAAATTAATGACACTTATGGACACGATGTTGGTGATCAGTGTCTTGTTGAGTTTGGTAGAATTTTAAAATCATGTTTTAGAAAAGAGGATATTATTAGCCGTTATGGTGGTGATGAGTTCGAAGTTTTTATGATGAATATTATCGATGCAGGTATTGTAGAAAAGAAAGCCTGTCAGATTATGCAAGCATTACAGTTATCAAAAGTTTTTGAAGATTTAAATATTACACTCACATGTAGCATTGGTGCTTTCATAGTTGATAGGTATACACCTTATTTAGAAGCTTTTGAAAGAGCGGATCTAGCACTATATTGTTCGAAATATCAAGGGAAGAATCAATGCAGAATAGATTGTTCTCCAAATAAAAAGCTATATCAATAA
- a CDS encoding MarR family winged helix-turn-helix transcriptional regulator — protein sequence MERIEKRIVVLYRLRKERINELLKEYHLSYEDYEIVLALHYAEGLSIEDIKKETKIDERLIESIIDHLQKKNYLYIENNRIYLTEATKKLYPQLKRVVKKGNEEMIRQMSTDEYHEIIETLDKIIEVYE from the coding sequence ATGGAAAGAATTGAGAAAAGAATTGTTGTTTTGTATCGATTACGTAAAGAACGTATCAATGAACTGTTAAAAGAGTATCATTTGTCTTATGAAGATTATGAGATAGTTTTAGCATTGCATTATGCTGAAGGTCTATCAATTGAAGACATAAAAAAAGAGACAAAAATTGATGAAAGATTAATAGAGAGTATTATTGATCATCTACAGAAAAAAAATTATCTTTATATAGAAAATAATCGTATTTATCTCACAGAAGCAACAAAAAAATTATATCCTCAATTAAAAAGAGTTGTCAAAAAAGGCAATGAAGAAATGATCCGTCAAATGAGTACAGATGAATACCATGAAATTATTGAAACATTAGATAAGATTATAGAAGTTTATGAGTAA
- a CDS encoding TfoX/Sxy family protein encodes MASSLDFVHYICQQIDGAGMISYRKMFGEYAIYCDGKVIGLICDNQFFVKKTTAGELIFPNCQEASPYTNAKPHLVIDSIDNKELMTTLIRVTCDELPNPRPRKKK; translated from the coding sequence ATGGCATCAAGTTTAGATTTTGTACATTATATTTGTCAGCAGATAGATGGTGCTGGAATGATTTCATATAGAAAAATGTTTGGAGAGTATGCAATATATTGTGATGGAAAGGTTATTGGTTTAATTTGTGATAATCAGTTCTTTGTTAAGAAGACGACTGCAGGAGAATTGATTTTCCCAAACTGTCAGGAGGCTTCACCCTATACAAATGCAAAGCCACATTTGGTTATTGATAGTATAGACAATAAAGAATTAATGACAACATTGATTAGAGTAACTTGTGATGAACTGCCTAATCCAAGGCCTAGAAAGAAGAAATAA
- a CDS encoding O-antigen ligase family protein, with the protein MWLIFGIDYLKEHFTHNQRYIIVAILSMFLPFYMCATVLIFLTIRLLLKGEIQDAYRKTAKSQYILYFCGLSFVVSLFYQNYYGAGCSLGILAILSFVLYYRQHITGELFEFIMNCIIVLSVFAALYGLIEYIGILNKFDIDQLEIIIFNRPQDRINSVFFNANYYAMMIEFFVCITFYKILKIKDIKVNYKKFCYYLAVIAINLFMLLLTACRTAWPALAAGVLVILIIDKQYKACLAIMAGVILACVYFVFNPSKFPRVDNIIAYFGTRQGIWDVAIANIKTHPLFGEGPMTYWHIYKAYNGHPTEHAHSIYLDPLLCFGIIGILTILPFIIENIKRLYRLWKTQIDKTLVALIISFTVMIFVHGMLDYTIFFVQTGFLYLLIASSFDIYKESL; encoded by the coding sequence GTGTGGCTTATTTTTGGAATTGATTATTTAAAAGAACATTTTACACATAATCAAAGATATATCATTGTTGCGATTTTATCGATGTTCTTACCTTTTTATATGTGTGCAACAGTTCTCATCTTTTTAACAATACGTCTTTTATTAAAAGGGGAAATACAAGACGCATATAGAAAAACAGCAAAGAGTCAATATATTCTTTACTTTTGTGGGTTGAGTTTTGTTGTATCGCTGTTTTATCAAAACTATTATGGGGCTGGTTGCAGTCTTGGAATCCTTGCTATTTTATCTTTTGTTTTATACTACCGACAGCATATTACAGGTGAATTATTTGAATTCATTATGAATTGTATTATTGTCTTAAGTGTTTTTGCAGCACTTTATGGTTTAATAGAGTATATTGGAATCCTGAATAAGTTTGATATAGATCAATTAGAAATTATTATTTTTAATCGACCTCAAGACCGTATCAATTCTGTTTTCTTTAATGCAAACTATTATGCTATGATGATAGAATTTTTTGTTTGTATTACTTTCTATAAAATATTAAAAATCAAAGATATTAAAGTTAACTATAAAAAGTTTTGTTATTATTTAGCAGTCATTGCTATTAATTTATTTATGTTACTTTTAACGGCCTGTCGTACAGCTTGGCCTGCACTTGCAGCTGGTGTTCTTGTGATATTAATTATTGATAAACAATATAAAGCTTGTTTAGCTATAATGGCTGGTGTCATTTTAGCTTGTGTATATTTTGTATTTAACCCTTCAAAGTTCCCTAGAGTTGATAACATTATTGCTTATTTTGGAACAAGACAGGGAATATGGGATGTTGCTATAGCAAATATAAAAACTCATCCTCTCTTTGGTGAAGGGCCTATGACTTACTGGCATATATACAAAGCTTATAATGGTCATCCTACTGAACATGCCCATAGTATCTATTTAGATCCTTTGCTTTGTTTTGGAATTATTGGAATTCTCACAATTCTGCCATTTATTATAGAAAATATTAAGCGTTTATATCGATTATGGAAAACACAGATTGATAAGACATTAGTTGCATTAATTATCTCATTTACAGTTATGATTTTTGTTCATGGTATGTTAGACTATACAATTTTCTTTGTTCAAACTGGTTTTCTTTATCTCTTAATAGCAAGCTCATTTGATATATACAAAGAGTCTCTCTAA